In Blastopirellula sediminis, the following proteins share a genomic window:
- a CDS encoding PAS domain S-box protein — MLRKYLLLGIVPALAAVGLAMVLNYVMTRTLVLEEIEQVQQTELQLQIERIETFFTRLVVRLETLASSPELRGGNLEEIMPYLTEERHALGDSVEAMFFNNAAGDVYGTDGTEFNVRDRDYFARISAGETVISRLLKSRGSGEDIVLVLVPTYDSSGMRNGAVGLTILEKHLVNYINNAQVSHEAKLFLVDDQGRLIVGDQKANLAASTIKGGERSSITDDKGGGQTVVIGEVPNTGWSLALIYPDETTFLPIFRRLRWAQLGGAIVGLAVAIGLGMLFTNAAMAPIKKISDAHSRYAKGDKSVRLPVDELNEFAPLAQSFNFLASRISAVESEREKHLADVEASESRFRALFDAAADAMFLVDTDARIINVNDEACRSLGYTREELQQLHSDDIEVQWKRKEIVDLHDSLDDREPLSPQMGRHRRKDGTEFPVEVRIGRFVENGQPLFIAIVRNVELRLQQEEIIRREKAMLERVMQASVAAITIVDAHDKTRFANKRAVELLALTPTENGFSEPAWLRFDLNGKPLDSETQTAYATVKQTNAPVYGVRYILEREPGDRRVLHINGAPLQNEQGEFDGAVLVIDDVTDAYHAERALKASEDRFQLAVRGAQQGIWEWDLVEDHIYWSDRMFEHFGLSPFDGPPPREIINNWVHPEDRQRVDAMFEKFMANEGAFDAECRFRNSSGEYRWFRISADGERDAQGKVVRLAGALTDVTARKQAEQFVRENEERYRGIFEAAVNGFYIFTLDGKLIDVNPTACRIQGFTREEMLEMGPHNFIHPDSHAAFAEFLQVVAEGKHFEATALGIRKGGGVFYCDVIGVPYYIGGRMLALASVLDVTEARLAAKERETLIANLEAKNTELERFTYTVSHDLKSPLITIKGFLGALAQDIDRSDMPAVQEDMQIISDAAEKMKDLLDDLLELSRIGRVCNPNGYVDGRQLVDAVLTFLAGRIAEKQVHVAVTCDDSQFYGDRVRLQEVLQNLAENAVKYSDPTDPRVTIQLSSDKKYTTCWVRDNGPGVPEHFREKIFGLFEKLDPHSDGTGIGLAIAKRIIEFHHGEIWVEPNPVQGSCFCFRIPREPSSPLLSTATPG, encoded by the coding sequence ATGTTACGCAAATACCTTCTGCTGGGGATCGTTCCTGCACTTGCCGCCGTCGGCCTGGCGATGGTGCTCAATTACGTCATGACCCGGACGCTGGTGTTGGAGGAAATCGAGCAAGTCCAGCAAACCGAACTCCAGTTGCAGATCGAACGGATCGAAACGTTTTTCACGCGACTGGTCGTACGTTTGGAAACGCTGGCCTCATCGCCGGAACTACGTGGGGGAAATCTGGAAGAGATCATGCCCTACCTGACGGAGGAGCGTCATGCGCTAGGGGATAGTGTTGAAGCGATGTTTTTCAACAACGCCGCTGGCGACGTTTACGGAACGGATGGCACCGAGTTCAACGTTCGCGATCGCGATTACTTCGCGCGCATCTCCGCTGGCGAAACGGTAATCTCCCGGCTCTTAAAAAGTCGTGGTTCGGGGGAAGACATCGTCCTGGTCTTGGTCCCCACGTACGACTCCAGCGGAATGCGAAACGGGGCCGTCGGTTTGACGATCCTGGAAAAGCACCTCGTCAATTACATCAACAACGCCCAAGTCTCGCACGAAGCCAAGCTGTTTTTGGTCGACGATCAAGGGCGGTTGATCGTTGGCGATCAGAAAGCCAACCTCGCCGCGTCGACGATTAAGGGGGGGGAGCGGAGCTCAATCACTGACGACAAAGGGGGAGGGCAAACGGTAGTGATCGGCGAAGTGCCGAACACCGGTTGGTCGCTCGCGCTGATCTATCCCGACGAAACGACCTTCCTGCCGATCTTTCGCCGCCTGCGCTGGGCGCAGTTAGGCGGCGCCATCGTCGGCCTGGCGGTTGCGATCGGATTGGGGATGCTGTTCACGAATGCGGCGATGGCGCCGATCAAAAAAATCTCGGACGCCCACTCGCGCTACGCCAAGGGAGACAAGAGCGTCCGTTTGCCAGTCGACGAACTGAACGAGTTCGCCCCGCTGGCGCAGTCGTTCAACTTTCTCGCAAGTCGCATCTCGGCGGTCGAAAGCGAACGGGAAAAGCATCTGGCCGACGTCGAAGCGAGCGAATCTCGCTTTCGCGCCCTGTTTGACGCCGCCGCGGATGCGATGTTCCTGGTCGATACCGATGCACGGATCATCAACGTCAACGACGAGGCGTGCCGCAGTCTCGGCTATACGCGTGAAGAGTTGCAGCAACTGCACTCTGACGACATCGAAGTGCAGTGGAAGCGAAAAGAGATCGTCGATCTGCACGACTCGCTCGACGATCGCGAGCCGTTATCGCCCCAAATGGGTCGACATCGACGCAAAGATGGGACCGAGTTTCCGGTCGAAGTCCGCATCGGACGCTTCGTCGAAAATGGCCAACCGCTCTTTATCGCGATCGTGCGCAACGTCGAACTCCGCTTGCAGCAGGAAGAGATCATCCGCCGCGAAAAGGCGATGCTCGAACGCGTCATGCAGGCCAGCGTCGCCGCCATCACCATCGTCGATGCGCATGACAAAACGCGCTTCGCCAATAAACGAGCGGTCGAACTGCTCGCCCTGACGCCGACCGAAAATGGCTTCTCCGAACCTGCATGGCTCCGCTTTGACCTGAACGGCAAGCCGCTCGATTCTGAAACCCAAACCGCCTACGCGACCGTCAAACAGACCAACGCCCCAGTGTACGGCGTTCGCTACATCCTGGAACGGGAACCGGGAGATCGCCGTGTTCTCCACATCAACGGCGCCCCGCTGCAAAACGAACAAGGAGAGTTCGACGGCGCGGTACTGGTCATTGACGACGTTACCGACGCCTACCATGCCGAACGCGCCCTGAAGGCGAGCGAAGACCGTTTTCAGTTGGCGGTCCGCGGCGCCCAACAGGGGATCTGGGAATGGGACCTGGTGGAAGATCATATCTACTGGTCCGACCGAATGTTTGAACACTTCGGCCTGTCCCCCTTCGACGGCCCGCCGCCGCGAGAAATCATTAACAATTGGGTCCATCCCGAAGATCGCCAGCGCGTCGACGCGATGTTTGAAAAGTTCATGGCCAACGAAGGGGCGTTCGACGCAGAGTGCCGTTTCCGCAACTCCTCGGGCGAATATCGCTGGTTTCGAATTTCGGCGGATGGCGAGCGCGACGCCCAAGGAAAAGTCGTTCGCCTGGCGGGAGCGCTAACCGACGTTACCGCGCGCAAACAAGCGGAACAGTTCGTGCGCGAAAATGAAGAGCGCTATCGAGGGATCTTTGAAGCGGCGGTAAACGGCTTCTACATCTTTACGCTCGACGGCAAGCTCATCGACGTGAACCCAACCGCATGCCGGATTCAAGGGTTTACGCGGGAAGAAATGCTTGAGATGGGGCCGCACAATTTTATTCACCCGGACAGCCATGCGGCATTTGCGGAATTCCTTCAAGTGGTCGCGGAAGGTAAACATTTCGAAGCGACGGCGCTCGGCATCCGTAAAGGGGGGGGAGTATTTTACTGTGACGTGATCGGCGTCCCGTACTACATCGGCGGTCGGATGTTGGCCCTCGCTTCCGTCCTGGATGTGACCGAAGCCCGACTCGCGGCCAAAGAACGCGAAACCTTGATCGCCAACCTGGAAGCGAAAAACACGGAATTAGAGAGATTTACTTATACGGTTTCCCACGACCTGAAATCTCCGCTGATAACGATCAAAGGATTTCTAGGGGCGCTCGCCCAGGATATTGATCGCAGCGATATGCCAGCGGTCCAGGAAGATATGCAGATCATCAGTGATGCGGCCGAAAAGATGAAGGATCTGCTGGACGACCTCTTGGAATTGTCGCGTATCGGCCGGGTCTGCAATCCCAACGGCTACGTCGACGGCCGACAGCTGGTCGACGCCGTTCTGACCTTTTTGGCGGGGCGGATCGCCGAAAAGCAGGTCCACGTTGCAGTTACGTGCGACGATAGTCAGTTTTACGGAGACCGGGTGCGGCTTCAGGAAGTGCTCCAAAATCTTGCCGAAAATGCGGTAAAATATTCGGATCCAACTGATCCACGCGTAACAATTCAATTATCCTCCGATAAGAAGTACACGACCTGTTGGGTACGAGACAACGGGCCAGGGGTCCCCGAGCACTTCCGGGAGAAGATCTTCGGCCTGTTTGAAAAACTTGATCCGCATTCCGATGGAACGGGCATCGGGCTTGCGATCGCCAAACGAATCATTGAGTTTCACCATGGAGAAATCTGGGTAGAGCCGAATCCGGTCCAAGGCTCTTGCTTTTGCTTCCGCATTCCGCGGGAACCCAGTTCCCCATTGTTATCGACTGCTACGCCAGGTTAA
- a CDS encoding response regulator: MQGRPIKVLLVEDNAAHAKLVMRSFREHAVANEIVHVDNGESALEYMFQIGQYQNVETLPDLVLLDLRLPKYDGLHVLSEIKKNPSTANIPVVVLTTSDAEADVNQAYGHHVNSYLVKPIDFIEFSKMLSDLGFYWLVWNEPPKRR, encoded by the coding sequence ATGCAAGGACGACCTATCAAGGTTCTGTTGGTTGAAGACAACGCAGCGCATGCGAAGCTCGTCATGCGCAGTTTCCGCGAACATGCCGTCGCCAATGAGATCGTCCATGTCGACAACGGCGAGTCGGCCCTGGAATACATGTTTCAGATCGGCCAATATCAAAACGTCGAAACGCTTCCGGATCTCGTGCTGCTTGATCTGCGGCTTCCCAAGTACGACGGTCTCCACGTCTTAAGCGAGATCAAAAAGAACCCTTCGACCGCCAACATTCCGGTCGTGGTGCTTACCACCAGCGACGCCGAAGCGGACGTCAATCAGGCGTACGGCCACCATGTGAACAGCTACCTGGTCAAACCGATTGATTTTATCGAGTTCTCCAAAATGCTTAGTGATCTCGGCTTCTACTGGCTGGTTTGGAACGAGCCGCCCAAACGACGGTAG
- a CDS encoding PAS domain S-box protein, whose product MPDEYRILIIEDERAHAILMSRAFNTFSTQFEVVIASSLEEARREIDERRPDLALVDNMLPDGRGVDLLSHRRPEDQQFPIVVMTSYGDERTAVEALKRGAIDYVVKTEHFFEDLPRIAERAIRQWQLICDKKDAELALRNSERRYRALVDNSPVPILVHSMEKVVLANEKAVECLGGTSDADLIGRPIDDFIVPDEREFVRRRIEMLYAGEPTTAAEQHMLCVDGRIIDVSVAGTPIDYHGNPACQIVFLDITERKRAELALKIRERAIASTTNGVFIVGLSDNEPQIVYGNPALEAMLGFDPGKLEGKSLDVFRADPREADQLRQLRWGIVNGVAMQETLRLARAEGEFGWCEISIAPVRGEKGIVTHVVGVVNDIAEKILADDELRRRNMELAHVARLSTLGEIVAGIAHEVNQPLYAISNYGSTCLNLLKSQREDREENIAHCITRIVDQATRAGEIIRRLRNFASRTDPKLENREAHELIHDSVELIAPMIRDNDVFVQYDLPEKLPRVAVDAIQIQQVLINLVTNACEAMKAIPGHKIVTISAQVKDDLVEFCVRDSGPGLPDGVDIFEAFRTTKEGGMGMGLAISRSIIELHGGKIWCQPSADGAEFRFTLPTATEPTEKENANDANRVHH is encoded by the coding sequence GTGCCCGACGAATATCGCATCTTGATCATCGAAGACGAACGCGCTCACGCGATTTTGATGAGTCGGGCGTTCAATACGTTCTCTACGCAATTTGAAGTCGTCATCGCCTCTTCGCTGGAAGAGGCGCGTCGCGAAATCGATGAGCGACGCCCTGACCTGGCGCTGGTCGACAACATGCTCCCCGACGGTCGCGGCGTCGATCTGTTGTCGCATCGCCGTCCTGAAGACCAGCAATTCCCGATCGTCGTGATGACCAGTTACGGCGACGAACGAACCGCCGTCGAGGCGCTCAAACGGGGCGCCATCGACTATGTCGTCAAAACTGAACATTTCTTCGAGGATCTGCCGCGCATCGCCGAACGCGCGATTCGCCAATGGCAGTTGATCTGCGACAAAAAGGATGCGGAACTAGCGCTGCGCAACAGCGAACGCCGCTATCGCGCACTGGTCGACAATTCGCCGGTGCCGATCCTGGTTCACAGCATGGAAAAAGTCGTGCTGGCCAACGAGAAGGCGGTCGAATGCCTGGGCGGCACGTCGGACGCCGACCTGATCGGTCGCCCGATCGACGACTTTATCGTGCCGGATGAGCGGGAATTCGTTCGCCGACGTATTGAAATGCTCTACGCCGGCGAGCCTACCACGGCTGCCGAACAGCACATGTTGTGCGTCGATGGACGCATCATCGACGTTTCGGTCGCCGGCACGCCGATCGACTACCACGGCAACCCGGCCTGCCAGATCGTGTTCCTTGACATCACCGAGCGGAAACGGGCCGAGCTGGCGTTGAAAATTCGCGAACGAGCGATCGCGTCGACCACCAATGGCGTCTTCATCGTCGGTCTCTCGGATAACGAACCGCAAATCGTCTACGGCAACCCGGCGCTCGAAGCGATGCTTGGCTTTGATCCCGGAAAACTAGAGGGGAAAAGCCTCGACGTGTTCCGCGCCGACCCGCGCGAAGCCGATCAATTGCGGCAACTGCGGTGGGGCATCGTCAACGGCGTGGCGATGCAAGAGACGCTTCGCTTGGCCCGCGCCGAAGGGGAATTCGGCTGGTGCGAGATTTCCATTGCTCCGGTTCGCGGCGAAAAGGGAATCGTCACGCATGTCGTCGGCGTGGTAAACGACATCGCGGAGAAGATCCTCGCCGACGACGAGCTGCGCCGGAGGAATATGGAATTGGCGCACGTCGCCCGACTGAGCACGCTGGGCGAAATCGTGGCCGGCATCGCGCACGAAGTGAATCAACCCCTCTACGCGATCTCCAACTACGGCAGCACTTGCCTGAACTTGTTGAAGTCGCAGCGCGAAGACCGCGAAGAGAACATCGCCCACTGCATCACCCGGATCGTCGATCAGGCGACCCGCGCCGGCGAAATCATTCGCCGCTTGCGAAACTTCGCCAGCCGGACCGATCCGAAGCTCGAGAATCGCGAAGCCCATGAACTGATTCATGATTCGGTCGAATTGATCGCCCCGATGATTCGCGACAACGACGTCTTTGTACAGTATGATCTTCCCGAGAAGCTCCCCCGGGTCGCAGTGGATGCGATCCAGATCCAACAGGTTCTGATCAACCTGGTGACCAATGCGTGCGAAGCGATGAAAGCGATTCCCGGCCACAAAATTGTGACCATTAGCGCGCAAGTCAAGGACGACCTGGTCGAGTTTTGCGTACGCGATTCCGGCCCAGGTCTCCCGGACGGAGTCGATATTTTTGAAGCGTTCCGCACGACGAAAGAAGGCGGAATGGGGATGGGATTGGCAATTTCTCGCTCGATAATCGAGCTCCACGGCGGTAAGATTTGGTGCCAGCCGTCCGCCGACGGAGCGGAGTTCCGATTTACATTGCCGACTGCAACTGAACCTACGGAAAAAGAAAATGCCAACGACGCCAACCGTGTTCATCATTGA
- a CDS encoding response regulator transcription factor produces the protein MPTTPTVFIIDDDPAARESIGMLIDSLGLKTEQFSSAEEFLSAFSADRCGCVITDVRMLGLSGVELQERLLAVGYRIPVILITAHANTQTTVRAMRNGAVTFLDKPCKEQEIVDAVNEAIALDAKWRAEDIDKEEAERLYQTCTEGEKDVMRLMVQGKANKVIARRLDVSLRTVEARRHNVFKKMGVDNVPDLVRLAIRLEQDIDSTGGEDDDAS, from the coding sequence ATGCCAACGACGCCAACCGTGTTCATCATTGATGACGATCCCGCCGCGCGGGAATCGATCGGAATGCTGATTGATTCCTTGGGGCTGAAGACCGAGCAGTTTTCGTCGGCCGAAGAATTCCTCTCCGCCTTTTCCGCCGATCGCTGCGGCTGCGTCATTACCGACGTGCGAATGCTGGGGCTCAGCGGAGTCGAGTTGCAGGAACGCCTGTTGGCGGTCGGATACCGAATTCCGGTAATCCTGATCACCGCGCATGCCAACACCCAGACGACCGTCCGCGCGATGCGCAACGGCGCCGTGACCTTCCTCGACAAGCCGTGCAAAGAGCAGGAAATTGTCGACGCGGTCAATGAAGCGATCGCCCTGGACGCCAAGTGGCGGGCCGAAGACATCGACAAGGAAGAAGCGGAGAGGCTCTACCAGACCTGCACCGAAGGGGAAAAAGACGTCATGCGCCTCATGGTGCAAGGCAAAGCGAATAAAGTGATCGCGCGCCGTTTGGACGTCAGTCTACGAACGGTCGAAGCGCGACGCCATAACGTTTTCAAGAAGATGGGGGTCGACAACGTTCCGGACCTGGTCCGTCTGGCGATTCGCTTGGAGCAGGACATCGACTCGACCGGCGGTGAGGATGACGACGCCTCCTAG
- a CDS encoding class I SAM-dependent methyltransferase, protein MTTPPSPSAVDCYDYPQYWDLAFRDETLFEADFVESAFEKYARLPLRTILEPGCGGGRLMVELAKRGYQVSGFDLSEPSVRYVQQRLRRRSLPGEVFVGDMTDFTLAKPVDCVVNFVNTFRHLTTEEAALAHLQHVAAALRSGGLFLLGFHLIPLDADPECTERSTARHGQTKVTLTLRVVDFNRRRRLERIRFNLRVKSGQRDLKLQSEYDYRLYTRKQFLQLLAKVPQLELCGTFDFNYDIDEPVPLDDELSDAVFVLRKRDE, encoded by the coding sequence ATGACGACGCCTCCTAGTCCCTCTGCGGTCGATTGCTACGACTATCCGCAGTATTGGGACCTCGCGTTTCGAGACGAGACCCTCTTTGAAGCCGACTTCGTCGAGTCGGCTTTTGAAAAGTACGCGCGACTGCCGCTCCGGACCATTCTGGAACCAGGCTGCGGCGGCGGTCGCTTGATGGTCGAACTCGCCAAACGGGGTTACCAAGTCAGCGGCTTCGACCTGAGCGAGCCCTCGGTCCGCTACGTCCAGCAACGCTTGCGCCGTCGCTCGCTGCCGGGCGAAGTCTTCGTTGGCGACATGACTGACTTTACGCTTGCGAAACCGGTCGATTGCGTCGTCAACTTCGTAAATACGTTTCGCCACCTGACGACGGAAGAAGCCGCTCTGGCCCATCTGCAGCATGTCGCCGCCGCACTTCGCTCCGGCGGACTTTTCCTGCTTGGCTTTCACCTGATTCCGCTCGACGCCGATCCGGAATGCACCGAGCGTTCGACCGCTCGTCACGGCCAGACGAAAGTCACCCTGACCCTCCGGGTGGTCGACTTCAATCGCCGCCGCCGGCTCGAACGGATCCGCTTTAACCTGCGAGTAAAGAGCGGCCAGCGCGACCTGAAGCTGCAATCCGAGTACGACTATCGGCTCTACACGCGCAAGCAGTTTCTTCAGCTGCTCGCGAAAGTTCCCCAACTGGAGCTCTGCGGCACGTTCGATTTCAACTACGACATCGACGAGCCTGTCCCGCTGGATGACGAACTTTCGGACGCAGTTTTCGTGCTACGAAAACGGGACGAATAA
- a CDS encoding FHA domain-containing protein, translating to MALVTLRIIDGADRGSVFDRLETPVTIGREEGNSLQLKDERVSRFHIKIQEDHGKIVLVDLESTNGTRVNGEDIHLRILRYGDMIHVGRSVILYGSEDEIADRLAQLRLQRQKERGEEDQTNGPQSPSDSASSLEFELNWNNHEEDIQAAIYTLEPPELPERLSPAQAAQLAELLEYIHIRIRHLLLSVEVNDAAEKVALDTREWQNLLDLQARISVLLRRIGDPGL from the coding sequence ATGGCGCTGGTTACATTACGCATCATCGACGGCGCGGATCGCGGTTCCGTGTTTGACCGTCTCGAAACGCCGGTCACGATCGGTCGTGAGGAGGGGAACTCCCTCCAACTGAAAGACGAACGCGTCAGCCGCTTTCATATCAAGATCCAGGAAGACCATGGCAAAATCGTCCTGGTCGACCTCGAGAGCACCAATGGGACTCGCGTCAACGGCGAGGACATCCATCTCCGCATCTTGCGGTACGGCGACATGATCCACGTCGGCCGCTCGGTGATTCTGTACGGCTCGGAAGACGAAATTGCCGATCGCTTGGCCCAGCTCCGTTTGCAGCGACAAAAAGAACGGGGCGAAGAAGATCAAACCAATGGTCCTCAGAGCCCCAGCGACAGCGCCTCGTCGCTCGAGTTTGAGCTGAACTGGAACAACCACGAAGAGGACATTCAGGCGGCGATCTATACGCTCGAACCGCCGGAACTGCCGGAGCGTCTCAGCCCGGCCCAAGCGGCGCAACTGGCCGAATTGCTGGAATACATCCACATTCGGATTCGCCATTTGCTGCTGTCGGTTGAAGTGAACGACGCGGCCGAAAAGGTAGCGCTCGACACTCGCGAATGGCAAAACCTGCTCGACCTCCAGGCCCGCATCTCGGTCCTGCTCCGTCGCATCGGCGATCCTGGACTCTAA
- a CDS encoding heavy metal translocating P-type ATPase gives MAKDPICGMDVDPNTGLHLERDGETYYFCSEHCRTKFAAQESGAPVAAAQESGHSCCHGHSPAHGGHGMELTQLSTAPAKKSAPSTAAYICPMCPGVESDKPGSCQKCGMALEPNPSAKKHATKKTIYTCPMHPEIEQDLPGTCPKCGMELEKKTVTTESDEHEDDELNDMTLRFWIATALALPVLILAMGPMVGVPFDEWLGSAYSWVQLALSTPVVLWAGWPFFVRGGRSFLTGHLNMFTLIAVGTGAAYLYSLVGVLAPDLIPEAFKHNGRVDVYFEAAAVITALVLLGQVLELRARKKTSGAIRALIALAPPTAHLVRDGKEVDVELDEVQSGDLLRVRPGEKIPVDGRVTEGESSVDESMLTGEPNPVKKQAGEEVIGGTVNGTGSFLMEAEKVGEDTVLSQIVDMVASAQRSRAPIQRIADQVAGYFVPAVLATSVITFIVWAIFGPKDYAFSWALVNAVAVLIIACPCALGLATPMSIMVGVGRGAAEGVLIKDAEVLEHMEKVNAIVVDKTGTLTAGKPKLTEFESLEKLSPSGVLRMAAAVEQNSEHPLARSIIAGAEEQEIEVPSVTNFDSIPGGGVSGEVEGRQVLIGNSALLAERNVEERDAMNGRVAELQGQGRTMMLVALDGKLAGLVAVADPIKESTPEAIRQLHDLGLKVIMLTGDNQRTAASVAKQLGIDDFTAEVRPQDKQQRVEQLKDEGYVVAMAGDGVNDAPALAAADVGIAMGAGSDVAIESAGVTLVKGDLRGIVRAVKLSRRTMKNIRQNLFFAFAYNVIGIPIAAGVLYPLSHHLLLNPMIAAAAMSFSSVSVIGNSLRLRTAKLD, from the coding sequence GTGGCGAAAGACCCCATCTGCGGAATGGACGTAGATCCCAACACGGGGCTCCATCTGGAGCGAGACGGCGAGACCTATTACTTCTGCAGCGAGCATTGCCGGACGAAGTTCGCAGCACAAGAATCAGGGGCTCCGGTTGCCGCTGCGCAAGAGTCGGGGCATTCCTGCTGTCACGGCCATAGTCCTGCGCACGGCGGCCATGGAATGGAACTGACGCAACTGTCGACCGCGCCGGCCAAAAAATCGGCGCCTTCTACCGCCGCTTACATTTGCCCGATGTGCCCCGGCGTCGAGAGCGACAAGCCAGGCTCTTGCCAGAAGTGCGGGATGGCGCTGGAACCGAATCCGTCGGCGAAAAAGCACGCGACGAAAAAGACGATCTACACCTGTCCGATGCATCCGGAGATCGAGCAAGATCTTCCCGGGACATGCCCCAAGTGCGGCATGGAGCTGGAAAAGAAGACGGTCACCACGGAAAGCGACGAGCACGAAGACGACGAACTGAACGACATGACGTTGCGATTTTGGATCGCGACGGCGCTGGCGCTGCCGGTGTTGATCTTGGCGATGGGGCCGATGGTCGGAGTGCCGTTTGATGAGTGGCTCGGTTCGGCCTATTCGTGGGTGCAGTTGGCGCTCAGCACGCCGGTTGTGCTGTGGGCCGGTTGGCCTTTCTTTGTGCGCGGCGGCCGCTCGTTTTTGACTGGGCACTTGAATATGTTCACGCTGATTGCGGTCGGTACCGGCGCGGCGTATCTCTACAGTTTGGTGGGAGTGCTCGCGCCTGACCTGATTCCGGAGGCGTTCAAACATAATGGCCGCGTCGATGTTTACTTTGAAGCGGCGGCGGTGATCACGGCGCTGGTCTTGTTGGGGCAAGTGCTGGAACTGCGGGCTCGCAAGAAGACGAGCGGCGCGATTCGAGCGTTGATTGCGCTGGCGCCGCCGACGGCGCACCTGGTGCGCGACGGGAAGGAAGTCGACGTCGAGCTCGACGAAGTGCAGTCCGGCGATCTCCTTCGCGTTCGGCCGGGCGAAAAGATCCCGGTCGATGGTCGTGTGACTGAAGGCGAGAGTAGCGTCGACGAGTCAATGCTGACCGGCGAACCGAACCCGGTCAAGAAGCAAGCAGGCGAAGAGGTGATCGGCGGCACGGTGAATGGCACCGGTTCGTTCCTGATGGAAGCGGAGAAGGTGGGCGAAGACACCGTCTTGTCGCAGATCGTCGACATGGTGGCCAGCGCCCAGCGCAGCCGCGCCCCGATCCAGCGAATCGCCGACCAGGTCGCGGGGTACTTTGTGCCGGCGGTGTTGGCGACGTCGGTGATCACGTTTATCGTCTGGGCAATTTTTGGGCCGAAAGATTACGCGTTCTCGTGGGCGCTGGTGAACGCTGTGGCGGTGCTGATCATTGCGTGCCCCTGTGCACTGGGACTCGCGACGCCGATGTCGATCATGGTCGGCGTTGGTCGTGGAGCGGCCGAAGGGGTGCTGATCAAAGACGCCGAAGTGCTGGAGCACATGGAAAAGGTGAACGCGATCGTGGTCGACAAGACGGGGACCTTAACCGCCGGCAAACCGAAGCTGACGGAGTTCGAGTCGCTCGAAAAGCTTTCGCCGAGCGGCGTCTTGCGGATGGCGGCGGCGGTGGAGCAGAACAGCGAGCATCCCTTAGCTCGCTCGATTATTGCCGGCGCCGAAGAGCAGGAGATCGAGGTCCCGAGCGTGACCAACTTCGATTCGATCCCCGGCGGCGGCGTCAGCGGCGAAGTGGAAGGTCGACAGGTTTTGATCGGCAACAGCGCGTTGCTGGCAGAGCGAAACGTCGAAGAGCGAGACGCGATGAACGGCCGCGTCGCCGAACTTCAGGGGCAAGGACGAACGATGATGCTGGTCGCCCTCGACGGCAAGCTGGCCGGTCTGGTTGCGGTGGCCGATCCGATCAAGGAATCGACGCCGGAGGCGATTCGCCAACTGCATGACTTGGGGCTGAAGGTGATCATGCTGACCGGCGACAATCAGCGAACCGCTGCGTCGGTCGCCAAGCAGTTGGGGATCGACGACTTTACGGCCGAAGTCCGTCCGCAGGATAAGCAGCAGCGCGTCGAGCAGTTAAAAGACGAAGGATATGTCGTGGCGATGGCGGGAGACGGCGTGAATGACGCCCCTGCCCTGGCTGCCGCCGATGTCGGGATCGCGATGGGCGCCGGATCGGATGTGGCGATCGAATCGGCCGGCGTGACGCTGGTCAAAGGAGATCTGCGCGGGATCGTGCGGGCCGTAAAGCTGAGTCGCCGCACGATGAAGAACATCCGCCAGAATCTCTTCTTCGCGTTCGCCTACAACGTGATTGGAATTCCGATCGCGGCCGGAGTGCTCTATCCCCTTTCGCATCACTTGCTGCTCAATCCGATGATCGCAGCGGCGGCGATGAGTTTCAGCTCGGTCTCGGTGATTGGGAATTCGCTGCGTTTGCGAACGGCGAAGCTGGATTAG